A segment of the Myxosarcina sp. GI1 genome:
GGCTATCTATCAACTACCCACCATCGAACTAGTTATATGGTTCAAGGACAACTTTAATCTCAGGTTAGCCATAGAAATCGGTGCGGGTAATAACTATCTGTATCATCACTTGGGAATTGTAGGAGTAGATAACTACTCAGAGCAGATACCAGCAGTAAAGTTAGTCCATGAAATACTCAATCAACCTTCAACTAATCCACCACCAGAAGTAGAAAATCTTGACGCGATCGCAGCAATTGAGAAATACCAGCCAGAGACGGTAATAACCTCTTGGGCAACTTTAAAGACTGAAGATCCAGAAGATATCGATGCAGGTCATAAATATGCTCCAGATGAGGAGGAAATTTTAAATAAAGGCGTAACCTATGTTTTTATTGGTAATGAATATATTCATAGCGATCGCCAAATCATGAATAAACCCCACGAAACTTATTATTTTGATTGGTTAGTCTCCAGAGGTTATTATCCAGAGCAGAATCGTATTTATGTGTGGCGGGCTGACGGCAAGCTTTAAGGGTTGGGCTGAATAAACATTTCAAAAACAGAAGTAAAATCTTTGACGCTGTAAGTTTCATGAAAGTGTGTCAGCCATTCAAAGGTATATTCGTTGATGGCTTT
Coding sequences within it:
- a CDS encoding YvbH-like oligomerization domain-containing protein, which gives rise to MNEYTFEWLTHFHETYSVKDFTSVFEMFIQPNP